One part of the Phoenix dactylifera cultivar Barhee BC4 chromosome 4, palm_55x_up_171113_PBpolish2nd_filt_p, whole genome shotgun sequence genome encodes these proteins:
- the LOC120110503 gene encoding uncharacterized protein LOC120110503 yields MADHGLRSTEPMWDHGRSQFMGLPSSEAVRPFRQILYLLRRLNCGDELGCLLLRRSRSSSFGQKEKAMRGSERVRDEASLRRLLGSYSPGVGEKNGGDHGCQAVVTASAGDHHLWVSRWAGHVGLGPLAHYLMGWFSQ; encoded by the exons ATGGCCGACCATGGCCTTCGATCGACCGAGCCAATGTGGGATCACGGCCGCTCACAG TTTATGGGCTTACCTAGCTCCGAGGCTGTGCGGCCTTTCCGGCAAATACTGTATCTCCTCCGGCGGCTCAATTGCGGTGACGAGCTGGGTTGTCTCCTCCTCCGTCGCTCCCGATCCAGCTCCTTTGGACAAAAGGAGAAGGCAATGAGAGGTAGTGAGAGGGTGAGGGATGAAGCATCTCTAAGAAGACTCCTAGGTTCTTATAGCCCTGGTGTGGGGGAGAAGAATGGTGGTGATCATGGCTGTCAGGCGGTTGTAACCGCCTCAGCTGGCGATCACCACCTCTGGGTCTCCAGATGGGCCGGCCATGTTGGGCTTGGCCCATTAGCTCACTATCTTATGGGCTGGTTTTCACAGTAA
- the LOC103696795 gene encoding BURP domain-containing protein 12-like: MATPPHFLVLFLLLLLHLFSHAAEADNSTSLKTAAPNPFTAKAALIRYWNRKVPNGRPHPDFLVSKLSPLSALDTASFSSLAASSGGGSALSPRLPALCAAARLLCSPSLSSSTASHPSDSGFAAYSDSNFTNYGTDRAGGADSFKNYSASENLPIDTFRRYSRDSAGHDDSFAVYQPDGNVVTANFTSYASAATGGAGDFSSYASEVNVPNLKFTNYDADANGRVQRFSSYSDDTNAGDQSFAGYGKHGNGIPLTFISYGNNSNVINSDFNNYGEDGNGANDTFTNYGENGNVPETTFRSYGSSGNAGSEKFSNYRDQANVGDDSFTSYTKGGNAGSADFKNYGNSFNQGSDSFKGYGEGSTNHKIRFASYSGDNATFKGYAKTGISFKRYRNSSSLPSSSAATAAADATLAARRRPTSRWVVEPGKFFRESELKKGTVMPMPDIRDKMPARSFLPRSIAGRIPFSAAEVQQVFKIPADTALGKAVEDTVAECERPPSRGETKRCATSAEDVIDFAVSVLGNNVVVRSTESTDGSKGNILVGDTRGVNGGKITKSVSCHQSLFPFLVYYCHSVPKVRVYDAEILSVQTKKKINHGVAICHLDTSDWSAGHGAFVALGSGPGKIEVCHWIFQGDMTWTVAD, translated from the coding sequence ATGGCCACTCCTCCCCACTTCCTcgttctcttcctcctcctcttgctCCATCTATTCTCCCACGCGGCGGAGGCGGACAACTCCACGTCCCTCAAAACCGCCGCCCCGAATCCGTTCACCGCCAAGGCCGCCCTCATCCGGTACTGGAACCGCAAGGTCCCCAACGGCCGCCCCCACCCGGACTTCCTCGTCTCCAAGCTCTCCCCCCTCTCCGCCCTCGACAccgcctccttctcctccctgGCCGCCTCCAGCGGCGGCGGCAGCGCCCTCTCCCCCCGACTCCCCGCCCTCTGCGCCGCCGCCCGCCTCCTctgctccccctccctctcctcctccaccgcCTCCCACCCGTCCGACTCCGGCTTCGCCGCCTACTCCGACTCCAACTTCACCAACTACGGCACCGACCGCGCTGGCGGCGCAGACTCTTTCAAGAACTATTCCGCCTCTGAGAACCTCCCAATCGACACCTTCCGCCGCTACAGCCGCGACTCCGCCGGCCACGACGACTCCTTCGCCGTCTACCAGCCCGACGGCAACGTCGTCACCGCCAATTTCACCAGCTACGCCTCCGccgccactggcggggccggcGATTTCTCCTCCTACGCCAGCGAAGTCAATGTCCCTAACCTCAAGTTCACCAATTACGACGCCGACGCCAACGGCCGTGTTCAGAGGTTCTCCAGCTACTCCGACGACACCAACGCCGGCGATCAGTCCTTCGCCGGCTACGGCAAGCACGGCAACGGCATCCCCCTCACCTTCATCAGCTACGGCAACAACTCCAACGTCATAAACTCCGATTTCAACAACTATGGCGAGGACGGCAATGGCGCCAACGATACCTTCACCAATTACGGCGAAAATGGTAACGTGCCGGAGACCACTTTCCGGTCGTACGGTTCCAGCGGCAACGCCGGATCGGAGAAATTCTCTAACTACCGCGACCAAGCCAATGTCGGCGACGACAGCTTCACCTCCTACACCAAAGGGGGGAACGCCGGCTCCGCCGATTTCAAGAACTACGGGAACTCCTTCAACCAAGGCAGCGACTCCTTCAAGGGCTACGGGGAGGGGTCCACCAACCACAAGATCAGGTTCGCATCCTACTCCGGTGATAACGCCACCTTCAAGGGCTACGCCAAGACCGGCATCAGCTTTAAGAGGTACCGGAACTCCTCCTCGCTCCCGTCCTCCTCCGCTGCCACAGCCGCCGCCGACGCAACGTTGGCGGCGCGTAGGAGGCCGACGAGCCGATGGGTGGTGGAGCCGGGGAAGTTCTTCCGTGAAAGCGAGCTCAAAAAGGGGACGGTGATGCCGATGCCCGACATCAGGGACAAGATGCCGGCGAGGTCGTTCCTCCCGCGTTCGATCGCCGGGAGGATCCCGTTCTCCGCCGCCGAGGTCCAGCAGGTGTTCAAAATCCCGGCGGACACGGCCCTGGGGAAGGCGGTGGAGGACACGGTGGCGGAGTGCGAGCGGCCACCGAGCCGCGGCGAAACGAAGCGGTGCGCGACGTCGGCGGAGGACGTGATCGACTTCGCGGTGAGCGTACTCGGAAACAACGTCGTCGTGCGGAGCACCGAGAGCACCGATGGATCCAAAGGTAACATTCTCGTGGGAGATACGCGGGGGGTGAATGGTGGTAAGATTACCAAGTCCGTGTCGTGCCATCAGAGCCTGTTCCCATTTCTGGTGTACTACTGCCACTCGGTGCCCAAGGTGAGAGTATACGACGCGGAGATCCTGTCCGTCCAAACCAAGAAGAAGATCAATCACGGTGTTGCCATCTGTCACCTGGACACGTCGGATTGGAGTGCGGGACATGGGGCGTTCGTGGCACTCGGATCTGGGCCAGGGAAGATCGAGGTGTGCCATTGGATCTTCCAGGGTGACATGACCTGGACGGTCGCTGATTGA
- the LOC103696796 gene encoding proline-rich receptor-like protein kinase PERK8, which yields MSVYTVPSNLAPSPLLSIADSPPPASSSLSPPPTSPPQAQPGADSNAPPLSSPQPPPPPLPTAPPPASQPPPASPPPPSATPPPPVSYSPPPHAMPPPPPPISPSPNASSPAPTYSSPPPPSIHIPSPLSPSPTPPSPSPAHSKPPPPPSPLDKPPANPSPPPPSAEPPIYSSLPPPLARPPKSSPPPPVLSPPPPSEPQIPPISPAAPPPKSQSTPPPPPPAAASPPPSNSSGSTTPSAPDIPSPTTPTSPPPSPSPSHPRAVPATPISPGTPNSRPHAQSNNLGLRNIHSPKTNSTGVGTVAAIAVAGLVMLTFVGAAAWFVKKRRKPDQVVLTVYPGGFHMVSPARPSPLSDSSDVRSPIYPLGKHGSGSYPFMYSPSDAGLGKLWFSFEELSAFTNGFSTQNLLGEGGFGCVFKGCLPDGREVAVKQLKVGGSQGEREFKAEVEIISRVHHRNLVSLIGYCISEDHRLLVYDFVPNNTLHYHLHGKGRPVMDWATRIKVAAGAAHGIAYLHEDCHPRIIHRDIKSSNILLDSNFEAQVSDFGLARLAMDAQTHVTTRVMGTFGYLAPEYASTGKLTAKSDVYSFGVVLLELITARKPVDTSQPLGDESLVEWAWPLLVQALEDGDFGDLPDPRLENNFNEGEMLRMIEAAAACIRHSSAMRPRMTQVVRALDNSADFDISNGVRPGQSEIINSAQQSEEIRIFQRRGRASQDYSSEHSRASWKSMSEL from the exons ATGTCAGTTTACACTGTTCCTTCTAATTTAGCGCCTTCACCACTCCTGTCTATTGCTGATTCACCACCACCAGCATCATCctccctttctcctcctccaactTCTCCACCCCAAGCTCAGCCCGGCGCCGACTCCAATGCACCTCCCCTTTCGTCCCCTCAGCCGCCACCGCCGCCTCTTCCAACCGCACCGCCGCCAGCTTCTCAACCACCTCCAGCCTCGCCGCCCCCACCATCTGCCACTCCCCCTCCTCCAGTGTCCTATTCTCCACCACCTCATGCAATGCCACCTCCACCACCTCCCATCAGTCCTTCTCCAAACGCCTCTTCCCCAGCTCCTACATACTCATCACCTCCGCCTCCCTCCATACATATCCCATCGCCATTATCGCCTTCGCCgactcctccttctccatcaCCTGCCCATTCtaaaccaccaccaccaccatcaccattGGATAAACCACCTGCGAATCCATCCCCGCCGCCACCGTCAGCCGAACCGCCAATATATTCTTCCCTGCCACCGCCATTGGCTAGACCACCTAAAAGTTCACCTCCACCACCAGTTTTATCACCCCCTCCCCCTTCGGAGCCTCAAATTCCACCTATCAGTCCCGCAGCTCCACCACCTAAAAGCCAATcaacacctcctcctcctcctcctgctgctgCTTCACCTCCTCCGAGCAATTCGTCTGGAAGTACAACTCCCTCTGCTCCAGATATACCCTCTCCTACCACCCCTACCAGTCCTCCACCCTCACCTTCACCCTCTCATCCACGGGCTGTACCTGCTACTCCAATTAGCCCTGGTACCCCAAATTCACGCCCTCATGCTCAAAGCAACAACTTAGGACTCCGAAATATCCATTCACCCAAAACCAACTCAACTGGCGTCGGAACTGTTGCGGCAATCGCTGTAGCAGGTCTTGTGATGCTTACTTTTGTTGGAGCAGCTGCGTGGTTTGTGAAGAAGCGTAGAAAACCTGATCAGGTCGTACTTACTGTGTATCCTGGAGGCTTTCACATGGTTTCACCGGCTCGACCTTCACCATTGTCAG ATTCATCAGATGTGAGATCGCCGATATATCCTCTTGGGAAACACGGTTCTGGAAGCTATCCATTCATGTACTCACCATCGGACGCAGGGTTAGGCAAATTGTGGTTTTCATTCGAAGAGCTATCGGCATTTACGAATGGCTTCTCAACTCAAAATCTTTTGGGTGAAGGTGGATTTGGTTGTGTATTCAAAGGATGCTTACCTGATGGAAGAGAAGTGGCTGTGAAGCAGCTCAAAGTTGGAGGTTCACAGGGGGAGCGTGAATTTAAAGCTGAAGTTGAGATTATTAGCCGTGTACATCATCGCAATCTAGTTTCGCTCATCGGGTACTGTATATCAGAGGATCACAGGTTGCTAGTCTACGACTTTGTACCTAATAATACACTTCATTATCATCTTCATG GGAAAGGAAGGCCCGTTATGGATTGGGCAACAAGGATTAAGGTTGCTGCTGGGGCAGCTCATGGAATAGCATACCTGCATGAGGATT GTCATCCTCGGATTATTCATAGAGATATAAAGTCCTCAAATATTCTACTTGATAGCAACTTTGAAGCTCAG GTATCTGATTTTGGACTTGCGAGGTTGGCTATGGATGCTCAGACTCATGTGACTACACGAGTAATGGGGACCTTTGG GTATCTGGCTCCAGAGTATGCATCAACTGGCAAGTTGACCGCTAAATCTGATGTTTATTCTTTTGGGGTTGTTCTTTTAGAGCTCATCACTGCAAGAAAGCCTGTTGATACATCTCAACCTTTGGGAGATGAGAGTCTTGTTGAATGG GCTTGGCCATTGCTAGTTCAAGCACTCGAAGATGGAGATTTTGGAGATTTACCTGATCCCAGGCTTGAAAACAATTTTAATGAAGGCGAGATGTTGCGTATGATTGAAGCAGCAGCTGCATGTATTCGTCATTCATCAGCTATGAGGCCTCGAATGACACAG GTGGTAAGAGCTCTAGATAATTCAGCTGACTTTGATATAAGCAATGGTGTCAGACCGGGTCAAAGTGAAATTATCAATTCAGCACAACAGTCTGAAGAAATTAGAATATTTCAGAGGAGGGGACGTGCAAGCCAGGATTACAGCAGTGAACACAGTCGAGCTAGCTGGAAGAGTATGAGTGAATTGTGA